AAACCTTTCAGTGGGGAAATGCTCTAAGTAAATAAGGAGCCCTGGAGCAACCAGACCCCCCACCTATCAGAGCATTTTGTGTGCAGTTTGACAGAGATCAGGTTATTTTCTGTCTTCCTCCAAATACTTCTCTCTCCAGCCTAAGGGCTCTGAGTAGCTGTCCCATCCACTGTTCCATATGGGTGAACCACTGCTTGGAGCCTcgttcttcttagcatatgtgcaatgtgcctcaggtggcatgtgaccaggattcatcactgaatttgttccactggttggatcattaggtTCCCTGACCCGGGCCGGGTACTGATGGGGAACATgacatgaacgctgatccatgcccctcAGAGCCTCGTTGACTTCATAAGAGCTCCTTGCAGGTTTAAGGGTCTCCGTGGAGCAGCTTGGAGAATCATGGTCCTGGAAGTACAGTAAAACAAAAGAGCACAAAGAAATGATATTCACTAAATTAAGTTGTCTATCTTCTTGcttttccctccccccttttttttctacTTCCATCTCCAACACATTATCTCCATTTTTGCCCCACAATTATTTATTTGTGATATAGTAGCACACTCTGGTCCCAATCAAGGTTAGGATCCCATTGCACTGGGCACTGTCTGAACTCACtgatgatccctgccccatctgGCTGACCTCTCTCTACTGTATTCTCATTctgcttttttctttgtaaagcaGCACCTCCTTTCTCTCATTTTCCACCAACCtgccccaggtctcctgagtctcaacCCTGTGTGCAAACCACCCTTCCTTTCTCATTCTTCTGTCTGTCCTTCTATGAGGGTTACTGGAAGTATCCCATCCTCTGCATCATTCCCCTTCCCTGTTTCAGGTGTTTTCTCCAAGCCCCGACAATGCCGTCTAATAAGTCTGTCTCGGATGCTCCAATCTTCCAGTTCACTAACTGCCGGATTTTGAGGAGTCACCAGCTGCAAAGGTGAGCAGATAGGGCTGTTTGCCCTGGGATGGCTGCCTGCATACCAAAATATGCTCCTCCGATGCCGTGGAATGCGAGGTATAGAAGATATTGGACCCCAGAGTGCTGCTCTTTGGAAAAACCAGGCCTGGGAGTTGAACCTATGCAGATCTCTTGCATGGCAGCAAagagcactaaccacagggctgCTGGTTCCTACAATACCCCAACTTCCCTCTGTTTTGTAAAGCTGCAGTTGTTCCCTGTAGCAGAAACCTAGAGGTCTCAACTATGTTTTAGGTTGCCACCTAGGTAACAATCAGAACAGGCATAGACTCTTGCTAGAATCATTTGATCCATGCTAACCTCTTCCTACATCCTccctctgcagggagagaggaaggatgccAGCCCTTCCAGTGAAACTGTATAGGCATTGTTCATGTTGGGGTGGCATGTGGGAAACTTCCTAGAGGTGACACATGCAGTTCCCTGGGGCGGGAGTGCCTGGTTTTGATTTGGTTCTTCCACCTGCTGACCATAACAGCACATGGTGGGTTAACCACCAGCCCCTGTGTTGGGGTGGTCTATGCGCTAATAGGTAAAGGGGGACTGAATAGTGTGGAAAGCAGTCCaggcctctcccctgctgctgggaggAATTGTTCATCTTTTATTCTGTGTGGTTCTTCCGTCAGGGAGGATCTGTGGGTGCGAGAAGGGAAGATCCTTAACCCAGAGAAGCTGTTCTTTGATGAGAAGGGATCTGCTGATATTCAGCTGAATTGTAAGGACAGCATCATCGCCCCCGGATTCATTGATGTGCAGATTAATGGTAAGGCATTCCAACTGATCTAGAGCAGATCTGAGTGAGAACCAGGCTCCACGTGTGCCATTTAGAAACAGACCAATGAGTTCCAACACAAACgtatcccctcctgccctttgaACTCTGACTCACAGTGCACCTGTTTCCTGAAAACAGACTTTGTTGGGACGTCAGCTGCGTCAGCAGATAAGGTTTGCAGAGCTTCTAGTTTAGCAGTCTCTGGCTGGCTCTCTGtgttaaggccttgtctacactctgcagttttgtcggcaaaaagcagattttgccaacaaaacaatggaggtgtacacactacaaagctacttttggtgcaaaactctgctgttttgccaataaaataaaaccacctcaatgagaggcataaagctttttgcagcaaagttaaagTGGCAAAcactcagtgtagatgctgcCATTCATTATGTCGACATAATTAGCCTCCTCCAGTACCCCACGATgcccattgtgaccgctctgctcactgttttgaactcggctgccctaCAGGCATGTGCCTCTCCACTTTCAAAGCTCTGaagctttgacattcctcagcctggagagctcacagagctgctgtGGGAGAATACGGAGGGAATCCCAGAAccacaggcaggcagagcaggctgctgctatggggtggaagagggagagagactgctGTGCAGAGCCGGGGGCTGATGGGAAGCGGGGATGGTGTCCCCTCTTCCAGGAATGATTGCTCAgcctgctgtctgaacttaagAGAGAGCGTGCGGACAcactcttccccaacacacattctttctgtctctccttccctgtCCTCTCACCAAACTCTCCCTGTCTCTCAcgctctccttcctcccccacgcacacacttcagttgaaaagtggctgacgatctagtaggatgcccatggaacataggattgagaaacctgcatcatgtgatgctgtacttgtcccatgaggcattgcaaaccttTCCCAAAGCACCCcgtggccagttgcacagtgggatagctaccatcAGTGCTCTCTGtgtcaatgcaagagctgctagtgtggatgtgctcctccaacacaaggagcatagtctGGGCAGGCAGTAGCAGTCTGTTTAAAGCAGCATAACTTTTGTTGACAGTCCATgtgtacactacagagttttAAGTTAGGAGGTATAAAAGCCGGGTGGGTCGCCATTGGGAGAATTGTGGAAATGGGCTGGGTTttgaggagggatctgaaggaCGATGTGTAGTGTGGCATAAAGgatcagagaggaaggatggtccagtggttagggcactagccaaGGACCTGGGAGACATGagttaagtccctgctccaccacagatttcTTGCATTATCTtgggcctctctgtgcctcagtacaATGGGATCAGAGTCTTAACCTGCTTCCCAGGTGTGTGTAAGGATAAATGAATAATAGCTCATGAGGTGCTCATATACTGTGGGAATAGAGGTCAGGTAAGTACCTAAGAAAGAttagggggcagtgtgggggaatGAAATAGATGGGTCAGGTCCCTTCTGGTGGGTTTGCCTGCTTGCCATTGGGGATTAGTGACCAGGACAGATAGTGCAATCGGGTACTCCACATCTCCTTTTATAttggcttagaatcatagaatatcagggttggaagggacctcaggaggtcatctagtccaaccccatgctcaaagcaggaccaatccacaactaaatcatcccagccagggctttgtcaagcctgatcttaaaaacctcaaaggaaggagattccaccacctccctaggtaacgcattccagtgcttcatcaccctcctagtgaaaatgtttttcctagtatccaacctaaacctcccccactgaaacttgagaccattactcctcgttctgtcatctgctgccactgagaacagtctagatccatcctctttggaaccccctatcaggtagttgaaagcagctattaaatcccccctcattcttctcttctgcagtctaaacaatcccagttccctcagcctctcctcataagttatgtgttccagtcccctaatcatttttgttgccctccgctggacgctttccaattttttcacatccttcttgcagtgtggggcccaaaccaggatacagtactccagatgaggcctcatcaatgtcaaatagaggggaatgatcatgtccctcgatctgctggtaatgcccctgcttatacagcccaaaatgtaaaatgttggccttcttggcaacaatggcacactgttgactcatatccagcttctcgttcactgtaacccctagctccttttctgcagaactgctgcctagccatttggtccctagtctgtaacggtgcatgggattcttccatcctaagttcaggactctgcatttgtccttgttgaacctcaacagatttcttttggcccaatcctctaatttgtctaggtccgtctgtatcctatccctaccctccagcgtatctacctctcctcctagtttagcgtcatctgcaatcttgctgagggtgcaatccacattatcctccagatcattaaggaagatattgaacaaaaccggacccaggaccgacccttggagcactctacttgataccggctgccagctagacatggagccattgatcactacccattgagcctgacaatttaGCCAGCTTCCTGTcgaccttatagtccattcatccagcccatacttctttaacttgctggcaagaatactgtgggagaccgtgtcaaaagctttgctaaagtcaaggaaaacgtgaccactgctttcccctcatctgcagagccacttatctcatcatagaaggcaatcagtttggtcaggcatgacttgcccttggtgaatccatgctgactgttcctgatcactttcctctcctttaagtgcttcagaattgatttcttgaggacctgctccaagatttttccagggactgaggtgagactgactggcctgtagctccccggatcctcctccttcccttttttaaagatgggcactacattagcctttttccagtcgtccgggacctcccatgatcgccatgagttttcaaagataatggccaatggctctgcaatcacatccgccaactccttcagcactctcggatgcagcacatccggccccatggacttgtgcttgtccagcttttctaaataatctgTGGAACCCAAAATCCTCCCGCACCCTGCTGGCTTGTAGCACACCCTTTATTCTCAAAGCTAATCTTCAATTGCATGTTATATTAGGCACCATTTACAGTCCTGCCTCCAGAGCTGGCCTCCCTGGTTTCTAGAGCCAATTGCCATGTCACCACTTGGCATTCCCGAGTGCACAGCTGTCCTTGTTTCCTTTATGGTGCAGGGGGCTTTGGGGTGGATTTCTCCTTGGCCACGGATGACGTCCAATCAGGGATCTCTCTGGTGAGTCAGAAGATTCTCTCCCATGGCGTGACCTCTTTCTGCCCAACCCTGGTGACCTCCCCGCCATCCGTCTATCACAAGGTAAGGGGAGCCCCACAGGGCACCAAAATACTCAGGGCAATGGGGCTGGCACCACTGGATCAGGTGGCTAAGCCTTGGGGGCTTCACCACAGAAGTGGAATGTGTGGGCTCTGTGATGTCAGCTGCctgttgggaaggggagggagtgtGAGGAGCTGGGTTCTAAACCCAGATGGCTTGTCTGCACATTTAGGCAGCTGACGCTGCAATATTCCCAGTGTCCCATGAGACAAGTTATACAGGGCTTGGGACGTGCTTTTTCTCAGAGCACAGTGTATTATTGCAAGTCATCCACAGTGATCTGTTTTGGGTGCTTTTGAGAACCGGGGCTGGGGTACATGGGCCCACAAGAAGGTGGGTTCTGAAGTAGTGTCCCCCTCCAGCAGAGATTAACCCTTTCTGCTTAAGTCCAGTCCTTCACTCTGCCCCACCGCTACGAGAACTGACCAGGCCATACCCAGCAGAAAAGCACATTTAACCCTGGGGCTAGTTTTTACGATTCCAGCTGGGGTAGTTACCTCTCTCTCACTGCCCTGGGGCTGAGTGGGTGAAATAGTTCCCTTTGGCACTCAGGCATTATGCTAGGGGCCCTAATGCAGGCAGGGTACTGTGTCTGTGAGGCTTCTAACACATCCCCATCCTTCTAGGTTCTTCCTCAGATCAGCGTAAGAAATGGAGGGCCTCATGGGGCTGGTATCCTGGGTAAGTGAACAGCAAGGTCCTGTCCTCTTGGCCTCACTCCTCtatggagggaggagaagcagctgctgtggAAAGCATTCACTGTGGCTGGGAGTGTTGTGCCacagggaagtgggggtggggttgagaTTTTTACCCTGTGCAAGGCCAGGTGCAGCCTAGCCAGGACTCCCAGAGATCTCTGTACGCTGGCTGCCATGTTCCTCCCTCAGTTCCACCCCATGGTACTTGCTACTGCACTCCTCTCCGCTGGGCTCTGCATCCAACATGTCGGCCTTGCTGGAATTAGGCAGTGTGTGGCAGTGGGTCACTGTGAGAGGGCAGACTGCCCATGATGGCAGCGATGCCATCTCTCTTGCCATGTTGACGAGAGCAGCCCAAGGGCCTTCATCATTCTGAGGAGTGGGGAGATCTCGGCCTGACAACTGGGGGTGAGGCACCTTGGGGAAGGCTGCACCTCAGGGACCTTGCTTTGCTACTTAAAATTGAGCTGCTGGCATTTGGGGCAAGCTCGTTGAGGAGAGTGGGAAACAGGCAGCAggaaggggctgtggggaggTGTGGGCTGGGGCAGTAAAGATTATAGGTgccagcactggtgaggtcaagCAAAGCCAGACAAGAGTGGATGGCGAGGGGAAGGAGTCTGGGGTAGGGGATAGAGCAGGATAACAGTTACAGGGAGATGCGAAGGAGCCTTGACTTTCTCTTACACTGCAGCTGCCTGTCTTTTCATTCTCGGAGCCAGCTTGCAGAGGGAGGAGGATTGGTAaattctgaggtggggctggctgggagagggGATTGGCTGGGCTGAGGTGGGGGTGTCCTCATCCCCagggaaagaaagggaaacaGTTGTGGATATTTTTTCCCTCCCTGGTGGGCAGGTGCCCATCTGGAGGGGCCTTTCATAAGCAAGGAGAAGAAGGGGGCGCACCCAGAGCACTACCTCAGCACCTTCGATTCGGGAGCTTTCCAGGACCTGCTTGCCACCTACAGGTACCTGGACTGTGTCCGGATCGTCACCCTGGCCCCTGAGATGAAGAGGAGCAGTGAGGTGATCCAGGAACTTACCAGACGGGGCATCTGTGTCTCGCTGGGTAAGGGTGTCTGCTGGCTAGGGCCTGGAAGGCTATGTGGGTGGGTCTGGGCAGTCCCTTAGAGGCCCAATCTGTTTGCTCACATTGCTTGccctgggcctgatcctctgcTTTGTCACACTGGTCTCATGCCAGTGCAGGTGCATTGAGGTTAATGGAGTTACCCTAGCAAATCAGGCCCATTGTCTGTAGTGCAAAATGCAAGCTGTGTGTTCAAGCCAACATGGCTATGAGAACCCTAACatctgcatttcctgatgtacTATTTGAATAGTAACCGTAATCGTGCATTAGTGCAAGTTATCTGCATTGGATTTCCCTCTGTCTTTTTTCCAACCTCAAAGGAAAACCTTTCTGCTTCCACTCCTCATGTCCACAACTGTGCAGAGTCAATGTCCTTCAAAGCTCTGGAGCCCTGCAGTGAAACAGAAGTACAAAAACTCATCTGTGTAACATGGCTCTAAACTGGGTGGGCACATCTGACGGTGTGCGTGTCTTAATGTTTCAAAGTGCTTGTAAATAAGGGCCAAATTCCACTTTGATAAGAGTGAGCAACTCTGACTCCAGCAAAAtggaggagtggggtgggtgggtcaTCTGTATTTGAGGGAAGAATATGATCCTGACCTTTTCTTGTCTTAAACTTAGCTAAGACCTCAGTGAGGGCCAACCACATGCAAAGGTTCAACTTCTAAAGTTAACCTGTTTGAATTCTCCTTGCACAAAAAGTCTTAAGTGTCCAGTTGTAGCCACCTTAAATACCTGCCCTCTGAAAACTAGGGCCTTTACTGTGTTTCAAGTTacacacccaaaaatggaggcatcacTAATCTCTGGAAAATTTAGcacagtcctttttttttttttt
The Eretmochelys imbricata isolate rEreImb1 chromosome 10, rEreImb1.hap1, whole genome shotgun sequence genome window above contains:
- the AMDHD2 gene encoding N-acetylglucosamine-6-phosphate deacetylase gives rise to the protein MPSNKSVSDAPIFQFTNCRILRSHQLQREDLWVREGKILNPEKLFFDEKGSADIQLNCKDSIIAPGFIDVQINGGFGVDFSLATDDVQSGISLVSQKILSHGVTSFCPTLVTSPPSVYHKVLPQISVRNGGPHGAGILGAHLEGPFISKEKKGAHPEHYLSTFDSGAFQDLLATYRYLDCVRIVTLAPEMKRSSEVIQELTRRGICVSLGHSVANLSQAEEAVRHGATFITHLFNAMLPFHHRDPGIVGLLTSDQIPARRRVFYGMISDGIHTNPAALRIAHRAHPKGLVLVTDAIAGMGLAPGRHTLGQQVVEVDGLNTYIAGTKTLSGSVATMDSCVRHFLEATGCTVETALEAASLHPAQLLGIEHQKGTLNYDNDADFLLLDNSLHVRATYIAGERVWSQDIFTI